The Chlorogloeopsis sp. ULAP01 genome window below encodes:
- a CDS encoding mannosyltransferase family protein — protein sequence MAQAQIFIKKVLWKDDFLFPVAIWLISRIFIWATMLLVAPHLPQPPQGIVPSFGWGVFDAWDSIRYRSIVTSGYEFINNGQQYNIAFFPLFPLIIRALMNLGLPFTVAGVLVNNLAFLAALYWLYFWVLKQLGTNEARWVIAVLAWCPLSLFGTVIYTEGLYLLSSTAALYAFDRKQYVWTTFWGALATATRPTGMALIPAFLIAAWRERRSPIAYLAACASAIGLLLFSLYCAINFADPIAFINAQRGWRPSFGFDWRGWLDMLLELAAGTSNWHNIQIKNLLHLLVFSSIVASSYILWRKYKQLSQTKIVYCLYAAIAFSLILADRQFINNLLNVTMVLGGGYFLWQSRKDLTSVTTCYGFCGIALLLASGGTISLSRLAYGIVPLSLALGTGLGHYPRLGFLMLGLFSILLARLAISFAQNLWVG from the coding sequence ATGGCTCAAGCGCAGATATTTATCAAAAAAGTTTTATGGAAAGATGATTTCTTATTTCCAGTAGCAATCTGGTTGATTAGCAGAATATTTATCTGGGCTACCATGCTGCTGGTTGCACCACATCTACCCCAACCTCCACAAGGGATTGTACCTAGTTTTGGATGGGGGGTATTTGATGCTTGGGATAGTATACGTTACCGCAGTATTGTGACTTCCGGTTATGAATTCATTAATAATGGGCAGCAATATAATATTGCCTTTTTTCCCCTATTTCCTTTAATAATTCGGGCTTTGATGAACTTAGGCTTGCCATTTACTGTTGCAGGAGTACTGGTAAATAACTTGGCATTTTTGGCAGCGCTTTACTGGCTGTACTTTTGGGTTCTAAAGCAACTTGGTACAAACGAGGCAAGGTGGGTCATAGCTGTACTAGCTTGGTGTCCTTTGTCCTTATTCGGCACTGTAATTTACACCGAAGGATTGTACTTATTATCGAGTACGGCAGCTTTGTATGCCTTTGACCGTAAGCAATATGTTTGGACTACTTTTTGGGGTGCCTTAGCAACGGCGACACGCCCGACGGGTATGGCACTGATCCCGGCTTTTTTAATCGCAGCTTGGAGAGAAAGGCGATCGCCAATTGCATATCTTGCTGCTTGTGCTAGTGCGATCGGTTTGCTTTTGTTCAGTCTCTATTGTGCAATTAATTTTGCCGATCCAATCGCATTTATTAATGCCCAGCGAGGATGGCGTCCTTCATTTGGATTTGATTGGCGTGGTTGGTTGGATATGTTGCTGGAGCTAGCAGCAGGTACATCAAATTGGCACAATATTCAGATCAAAAACCTATTACATCTTTTGGTTTTTAGTAGCATTGTTGCTAGTAGCTATATTTTGTGGCGCAAATATAAACAATTGTCTCAAACTAAAATAGTGTACTGCTTGTATGCTGCGATCGCATTTTCATTAATATTGGCTGACAGACAATTTATCAATAACTTACTTAATGTGACAATGGTTTTGGGAGGTGGCTATTTTTTGTGGCAATCACGTAAAGATTTAACCTCTGTCACTACTTGTTACGGCTTTTGCGGTATAGCTTTGCTGCTAGCCTCTGGTGGTACTATCTCTCTGAGTCGTTTAGCTTACGGTATTGTACCTCTAAGTTTAGCTC